One genomic region from Artemia franciscana chromosome 17, ASM3288406v1, whole genome shotgun sequence encodes:
- the LOC136037755 gene encoding small ribosomal subunit protein eS27: protein MPLARDLLHPTPEEEKRRHKKKRLVQHPNSYFMDVKCPGCYKITTVFSHAQTVVLCVGCSTVLCQPTGGRARLTEGCSFRRKQH from the exons CTTGCAAGAGATCTGTTGCACCCTACCCCAGAAGAAGAGAAGAGGAGACACAAAAAGAAGAGATTGGTTCAGCACCCTAACTCTTATTTTATGGATGTAAAATGCCCAG GATGCTATAAAATTACTACAGTGTTCAGCCATGCCCAGACTGTTGTTCTTTGTGTTGGTTGCTCCACTGTTTTGTGTCAACCAACTGGTGGCAGGGCTAGGTTGACCGAAG gaTGTTCTTTCAGAAGGAAGCAGCACTAA